The Vicia villosa cultivar HV-30 ecotype Madison, WI linkage group LG1, Vvil1.0, whole genome shotgun sequence genome includes a region encoding these proteins:
- the LOC131606465 gene encoding non-specific lipid-transfer protein A-like, which produces MKNLRMILMLLVLLLLTMEQVHGFDCEQAKTSVHSCTSFLVGDDAEPSTTCCDGIKLIKSSVTTVDERRAACECIKNWASNIPNIKEDLAISLPKRCGVDIGFPITPNMNCNDIP; this is translated from the exons ATGAAGAACTTGAGAATGATTCTAATGTTGCTAGTTCTATTGCTTCTCACTATGGAGCAAGTACATGGTTTTGATTGTGAACAAGCAAAGACATCTGTACATTCTTGTACGTCATTCCTCGTCGGCGATGATGCCGAGCCATCAACTACTTGTTGCGATGGCATTAAACTTATTAAATCTTCAGTAACCACTGTTGATGAACGACGTGCTGCATGTGAATGCATAAAAAATTGGGCTAGCAACATCCCTAACATTAAAGAAGATTTAGCTATATCACTTCCCAAACGTTGCGGTGTTGACATAGGTTTTCCTATAACCCCAAACATGAATTGCAATGA CATTCCTTGA